From a single Mycolicibacterium mengxianglii genomic region:
- a CDS encoding adenylate/guanylate cyclase domain-containing protein: MTTRDAAASALADGRFRQRHPCVPVRSAHYADSAARRFRVLTITTWIAAAVTIGFGLWQLLAGYGMWHIGLVNIVTGLVFLAIPLLRPLGDLAAPLTFVVVVYASIFFITWNLGTDTGLQFYYLVAASVLVLVLGIERIALAGALAVLGAVLAVLLQIMVPPNVHNQPVWPLMASFVTSVAASCVLAFATVWYALREIARAEAAMEMEYERSERLLANMLPASIVERLKEPDRRAIADRYDDASILFADIAGFTERASDLPPCDLVAFLDRIYTAFDVLVDRHGLEKVKTSGDSYMVVSGVPEPRTDHVQALADLALDMASAAAGLIDPLGRDVPMRIGLAAGTVVAGVVGSRRFFYDVWGDAVNVASRMETTDQAGRIQVPGDVYERLKDEFILEERGDVPVKGKGVMHTWYLVGRRPGSVQINTPVGEQVHVLGQ, encoded by the coding sequence GTGACGACGCGCGACGCCGCTGCGTCGGCTCTGGCAGATGGCCGGTTCCGGCAGCGCCATCCGTGCGTCCCGGTACGCAGCGCCCATTACGCCGACAGTGCCGCCCGTCGCTTCCGGGTACTGACGATCACCACGTGGATTGCGGCCGCCGTAACCATCGGCTTCGGCCTGTGGCAGTTGCTAGCGGGATACGGCATGTGGCACATCGGCCTGGTGAACATCGTGACAGGGCTGGTGTTCCTGGCGATCCCGCTGCTGCGGCCGCTCGGCGACCTGGCGGCCCCGCTGACCTTCGTCGTGGTGGTCTACGCGTCGATCTTCTTCATCACCTGGAATCTCGGCACAGATACCGGACTGCAGTTCTACTACCTCGTCGCTGCGTCGGTCCTGGTCCTGGTCCTGGGTATCGAACGCATCGCACTCGCCGGCGCGCTGGCCGTCCTCGGCGCCGTGCTCGCTGTGCTGCTGCAGATCATGGTGCCTCCCAACGTCCACAACCAACCGGTGTGGCCACTGATGGCGAGTTTCGTGACGTCGGTGGCCGCCTCGTGTGTGCTGGCCTTCGCCACCGTCTGGTACGCGCTGCGGGAGATCGCCCGCGCCGAGGCGGCGATGGAGATGGAGTACGAACGCTCCGAACGGCTCCTGGCCAACATGCTGCCAGCCAGCATCGTGGAGCGGCTCAAGGAGCCGGATCGCCGGGCGATCGCCGACCGCTATGACGACGCGTCGATCCTGTTCGCCGATATCGCCGGATTCACCGAACGGGCCAGCGACCTTCCGCCGTGTGATCTGGTGGCATTCCTTGACCGCATCTATACCGCCTTCGACGTCCTGGTGGACCGACACGGACTGGAGAAGGTGAAGACCAGCGGCGACTCCTACATGGTGGTCAGCGGGGTGCCGGAACCACGCACCGACCACGTGCAGGCTCTTGCCGACCTCGCGCTCGACATGGCCTCTGCCGCAGCAGGTCTCATCGATCCCCTGGGTCGTGACGTGCCGATGCGCATCGGGCTGGCGGCAGGCACGGTGGTGGCCGGCGTCGTCGGCTCGCGGCGGTTCTTCTACGACGTGTGGGGCGATGCCGTCAACGTGGCGTCGCGCATGGAGACCACCGATCAGGCCGGCCGGATCCAGGTTCCCGGCGACGTCTACGAGCGCCTCAAGGACGAGTTCATCCTCGAAGAACGTGGTGATGTCCCCGTCAAGGGAAAGGGCGTGATGCACACCTGGTACCTGGTGGGCCGGCGCCCCGGATCAGTACAGATCAACACGCCGGTCGGCGAACAGGTGCACGTGCTCGGTCAGTGA
- a CDS encoding oxygenase MpaB family protein produces MQLFPPLPHRMLHERFLRFYDDEIRRRYFRGLDFSEPAGDPGWFGPGSAVWHVHSHMPALVLGLQCAAYLERFDPSIYWMGVHHSRLPERDEEGKATGRIDPEGAAVRLGHSLSFFIGTAYGSTPTAERLATTVRAMHHTVKGTRPDGLAYDADDPAWLRWNYATVVWGIATAHEYYHPTPLRGKNIDRYYREFVKVGHALGGTDLPETKAETLECLRSYLPKLGITYGMAMSTGPNLSGADFGPPGVELIDWAIRDTLPKWAAAMVMHRAPNPVERLARQAAVWTVVNGIHTAMGPLPEFRAAKKRVEGAVDAPTSPTYVLGSDPVRSRASVEQMA; encoded by the coding sequence ATGCAGCTCTTTCCGCCGTTGCCCCATCGGATGCTTCACGAGCGATTTCTGCGCTTTTACGACGACGAGATCCGCCGTCGCTACTTCCGCGGGCTGGACTTCTCTGAGCCCGCCGGCGATCCCGGTTGGTTCGGGCCCGGCAGCGCGGTGTGGCACGTGCATTCGCACATGCCCGCACTCGTGCTCGGATTGCAGTGCGCGGCTTACCTCGAACGGTTCGACCCGTCGATCTACTGGATGGGGGTCCACCATTCGCGCCTCCCGGAGCGCGACGAGGAGGGGAAAGCCACCGGCCGGATCGACCCCGAGGGTGCGGCTGTCAGGCTTGGACACTCGCTGTCGTTCTTCATCGGCACTGCCTACGGATCGACGCCGACGGCCGAGCGGCTGGCCACGACGGTGCGGGCGATGCACCATACGGTGAAGGGCACCCGCCCCGACGGGCTGGCCTACGACGCCGACGATCCTGCCTGGCTGCGGTGGAACTACGCGACAGTGGTCTGGGGTATTGCCACCGCGCATGAGTACTATCACCCAACGCCGTTGCGGGGCAAAAACATTGACCGCTACTACCGCGAGTTCGTCAAAGTCGGTCACGCTCTCGGCGGAACCGACCTGCCTGAGACCAAGGCCGAGACGCTGGAGTGCTTGCGGTCCTACCTGCCCAAGCTCGGGATCACTTACGGGATGGCGATGTCGACAGGGCCCAACCTCAGTGGCGCCGACTTCGGTCCGCCCGGTGTGGAGCTGATCGACTGGGCCATCCGTGACACTCTGCCGAAATGGGCCGCGGCGATGGTGATGCATCGTGCTCCCAATCCGGTTGAGCGCCTTGCTCGTCAGGCGGCGGTATGGACGGTGGTCAACGGCATTCACACCGCGATGGGTCCGCTGCCGGAATTTCGGGCCGCCAAGAAACGGGTCGAAGGCGCAGTCGATGCGCCGACCTCACCGACCTACGTGCTGGGTAGCGACCCGGTGCGCTCGCGGGCCAGCGTCGAGCAGATGGCCTGA
- a CDS encoding TetR/AcrR family transcriptional regulator, with protein sequence MSSPTRWAGVPLTDRRKERRGLLVAAAFALFGDDGESAVSVRSVCRECSLNTRYFYESFADTDELLGAVYDGVAAGLAAEVESAIAAVTAAGGTDIDRLRAGVRAVLGFSSADPRRGRVLFTEARANRVLTARRAIAQENLRQMVLSSREHMHPSDDKTATLVAAALYTGAMAELAQQWLSGNLGDDLDAVVDHTVRLASAIA encoded by the coding sequence GTGTCGAGTCCCACCAGGTGGGCGGGAGTACCGCTGACCGACCGCCGGAAGGAACGTCGAGGGCTCCTCGTCGCTGCGGCGTTCGCCTTGTTCGGCGACGACGGCGAGAGCGCGGTATCGGTGCGTTCCGTCTGCCGCGAGTGCTCCCTGAACACCCGGTACTTCTATGAGAGCTTCGCCGACACCGACGAACTGCTGGGAGCGGTCTACGACGGGGTGGCCGCAGGCCTGGCCGCCGAGGTGGAATCAGCGATCGCGGCCGTCACCGCGGCCGGCGGAACGGACATCGACCGGCTACGCGCCGGCGTCCGCGCCGTCCTGGGTTTCAGCTCGGCCGACCCACGCCGAGGCCGGGTGCTGTTCACCGAGGCACGCGCGAACCGGGTACTGACCGCCCGCCGCGCCATCGCGCAGGAAAACCTGCGCCAGATGGTGCTCAGCTCGCGCGAACACATGCACCCCAGCGACGACAAGACCGCGACCCTGGTGGCTGCGGCGTTGTACACCGGGGCAATGGCCGAGCTGGCGCAGCAATGGCTGTCGGGGAACCTCGGCGACGATCTCGACGCCGTTGTCGATCACACCGTGCGGTTGGCCTCAGCCATCGCCTGA